Below is a window of Leifsonia sp. NPDC080035 DNA.
GTCTGCGGAGCTCTGGTGCTGCCCGTGGCCATCCTGGCGAACCTGCCGCGCGCCGGTGCCCTGTTCCGTCGCGACGCGTAAGGTCTGTGTACGTGATCGACCCGCGCTGGCGCACCGTCCTGCTGATCGCGCCCTACGTGGTGCTCGGCATCCTGGTGGCCTTCACCGCCGGGGTCTGGTGGGGCGACTGGGGACGGCTGCTGCCCACGCTCGCGCTGTGCGCGGTGTATGGCGCCCTGGTGGTCGCCTTCCAGCTGCTGCCGGCCCGCCGACGCCGGAACGCCGCCGTGCTCACCGCGTTCATGGCCGGCCTCATCGCCGTCAACCTGGCGCTGGTGCTACAGGAGAGCTGGTTCGGGTTCCTCACCATCGCGACGTTCACCTTCGCGTACTCGCTGCTCGAGTGGCCGTGGGAGCTGCTGGGTGTCGGAGCGACGGCCGTCGTGGCCGCGATGGCGCAGAGCTCCTCGCTCGGGCACGACGCAGTGGGGATCGTCGGCACAGTCGGGATCGTCGCGCTCAATGTCATCGCCATGTGCGGCCTGTCGTGGTCGCTCCGGCTCGCCGAGCGCCAGGTGCAGCTTCAGGCGACCGAGCGGGAGCGGTCCCGCCTGGCGCGGGAGATCCACGACACGCTCGCCCAAGGCTTCGCCGGCATCGTGACCCAGCTGCAGGCGGCGGAGGAGGCGCCCGACGACGCCGAGCGACGGCGGCACACCGGCGCGGCGCTCGCCCTCGCCCGCGACGGCCTCGCCGAGGCCCGGCGATCGGTGCGGGCGCTCCGGCCGGCGGCACTGGACGCGGTCCGGCTTCCCGAGGCCATCGAACAGCTCGCGCGCACGTGGTCGGCGAGGACCGGCATCCCCGCCGACGTCACGCTCGCCGGCGATGCGCGCTCGCTCCCGATGGACGTGGAGGTCGCCCTGCTGCGGACCGCCCAGGAGGCGCTCGCCAACGTCGAACGGCACGCGGGTGCGCACCGGGTCCGGCTCGACCTGCGGTCGACCGCGACGGGGATCCGGCTGGAGGTGCGCGACGACGGTCGCGGCTTCGAGCCGGCCGGGCTGGACGACCGCGAGGTGCATCCCGACGCCGGCGGCTACGGCCTGGTCGCGATGCGCGAGCGGATCGCGTCCGTCGCCGGCGGCCTCGTGATCGAGTCCCGGCCGGGGCACGGCACAGCGATTCGGGTGGAGGTGCCTGCATGAGCACGATCCGCCTGCTGGTGGTGGACGACCATCCGGTCGTGCGCGACGGCATCGTCGGCATGGTCGCCTCCGACCCGGAGGTGGAGGTGGTCGGCGAGGCCTCCGACGGGGCCGAGGCGGTCGGCCTCGCGCGCGTCCTGCTTCCCGACGTCGTGCTGATGGACCTGCGGATGCGCGGAATGGACGGAGTCGCGGCGATCCGCGAGCTCACGCGGCTCGGCATCCCGAGCCGCGTCGTCGTGCTCACGACCTTCGACGGTGACGCCGACGTGCTGCCCGCCATCGAGGCGGGAGCGACCGGCTACCTGCTGAAGGACGCACCGCGGGCCGACCTGCTACGCGCGATCCGGGCCGCCGCCGTCGGGGATGCGGTGCTCGCGCCCTCGGTCGCATCCCGGCTGGTCGGGCGGGTGCGCGCCCCGGAGCAGAGCCTGCTGACGCCGCGGGAGCTGGAGGTGCTGGCACTGGTGGCCGATGGCGCGACCAACCGGGCGGCGGGCGACCGGCTGCACCTCAGCGAGGCGACGGTGAAGACGCACCTGCTCAGCATCTACGCGAAGCTCGGCGTCGGCGACAGGGCCGCCGCCGTCGCCGAGGGGTTCCGGCGCGGGCTGCTCGGCCTCTGAACCCGACGACCGCGCACCTGGGACCGCTACTCGCTGTGACCGAGGATGTGCACCGGGATGCCGAACGACAGCGCGACGCACACGATCCCGGCGAAGAACACCAGGCCCTGCCACGCCGGCAAGGTGTCCGCCAGGCCCAGGAGGAACAGGCCCACCAGGAAGAGCAGGAAGCAGAGGATGAAGGCGATCACGTCGCTCATGGCATGACCCTCCCACCGCGCGGCCCGCTTGGCAAGCACCGCGTTCCGGGCGATGCTGGCGGCGTGATCACCGTGCTGCGACGACTCGGCGTCCTGCTGCTCGACTACGAGTACGTGCTGCGCCACCAGCTGGCCGCCGTGTTCGACCGCAGCCTGCCGGAGGCGCTCGTCGACGGGACGGGAGGCGGCGCCCCCGTCGTGCTGCTGCCCGGCATCTACGAGACCTGGCGGTTCCTGAAGCCGCTCGCCAGGCGCCTGCACGATGCCGGGCATCCCGTGCACGTCATCTCGGCGCTCGGGGACAACCGGATGTCGCTCACCGAGGCCGCCGCGCACGTGCGGGCGCACCTGGAGCGGTTCGGCCTGACCGACGTGACGATCGTCGCCCACAGCAAGGGCGGGCTCGTCGCGCGCCTGCTGCTGGCCACCCCTGGCGTCGAGCACCGCATCCGCAGCGCGGTCACGGTCGCCGCGCCGTTCTCGGGCTCGACGCTCGCCCGCTACGTGCCGCTGTCCGCGGTGCGGGCGCTGCGTCCCGGAGCGTCGGAGCTGCGCACGCTGGCGGCGACGGACGCGGGAGTCGACCGGATCGTGTCGGTGTGGGGATGGTGGGACCCGCACATCCCCGGCGGCTCGCGCCTCGACGGCGCCCGGAACATCCCGGTCCCGGTCGGCGGCCACTTCCGCATCCTGGGCAGCCCGGTCGTGCTGCGGCTGATCGGGGAGCTGGTGGGCTGAGGGGCGGGCGGCGGTGCATCCCGGCGCCCGCTTCCGGGGGACCGCGAACGCGCCCGGGCGGTGGCCGGCGTTTCGCGCGAAGAACTCCGGAACGGATGGCGGGGCGGCGGAGGCGAGCTATCGGTTCCGGAGTTCAGCACGCCACGAACCGGCGTGTCGTGCGAACAACTCCGGAACGGATGGCCGGGCGAGCCGGGAAAGGACGCTGCGTCAGGGGTGGAGCACCACCTTGACGCAGCCGTCCTTCTTGTCGCGGAACAGGTCGTACATCTCCGGCGCTTGCTCGAGCGAGGCGTGATGGGTGACGATGTCCTCCGTCCCGAGCGGATCCGCCGGGTCCTCCACGAGCGGCAGGATGGTGTCCCGCCACGCGTGGACGTTGCACTGGCCCATGCGCAGCGCGATCTGCTTGTCGAACATGGTCATGAACGGCATCGGGTCGGCGACACCGGCGTACACGCCGCTCAGCGACACGGTGCCGCCGCGGCGCACAGAGTCGATCGCGAGCATCATCGCCGCGAGCCGGTCGACGCCGACCGTCGTCATCAGCTTCTTGGCCACCGGATCCGGCAGGAGGCCCACCATCGACTGGGTCATCGCCGTCGCCGGGTTGCCGTGCGCCTCCATCCCCACGGCGTCGATCACCGCGTCCGGGCCGCGACCGTCCGTCGCCTCGCGCAGCCACACGGCCGCCTCGTCGTCGAGGTCGAAGGTGTCGACGCCGTGCCGCTCCGCCATCGCCCGGCGCTCCGGCACCGGGTCGACGGCGACGACGCGGTGACCGAGGTGGACGCCGATCCTGCTCGCGAACTGGCCGACCGGTCCCAGCCCGATCACCCCGAGCACGCCGCGCTCCGGAAGCTGGGCGTACTGCACCCCCTGCCACGCGGTCGGCAGGATGTCGCTGAGGAACAGGTAGCGCTCGTCCGGCAGCTCCGACCCCACCTTCAGGGCATTGAAGTCCGCGAGCGGCACGCGCAGGCGCTCCGCCTGGCCGCCCGGCACCGAGCCGTACAGCTCGGTGTAGCCGTACAGGCTCGCGCCGGTGCCGTGGTCGTAGTTCTGCGTCGTCTCGCACTGCGTTGTGAGGCCGAGCCTGCAGAAGTGGCAATGCCCGCAGCCGATCACGAACGGGATCACCACCCGGTCGCCGACGGCGAGCGTCGTCACCTCGGGCCCGACCTCCTCGACGATCCCCATCGGCTCGTGGCCGAGGATATCGCCCTTCTCGAGGAACGGTCCGAGGACGTCGTAGAGGTGCAGGTCGGAGCCGCAGATGGCGGTGGAAGTGATCCGGATCACCACGTCCGTCGGCTCCTCGATGCGCGGTTCCGGTGCGTCGATAACGGCGAGCTGCTTCGTCGCCTGCCAGGTCAGTGCTCTCATGGCAGGGTTTTTACGCCCCGCATCGTGCTCGCGACAGGGGTTCACAGCGGGCGGCTAACGCGCATGCCCGCCGCCTGTGTACTCGACGCACGGCAGGGACCTAGGGTGAGGGGATGGCCACGATTCATCCGACGGCGCGGGTGGCGCCGAGTGCGGTGCTCAGCGGGGACGTGACGCTGGGGCCGGGGGCGCGGGTCTCCGCAGGCGCGGTGCTCGACGGGAGCCGCGGGCCGGTCGTGCTCGGGGAGGACGTGCTGGTCATGGAGCACGCCGTCCTGCGGGGCCGCGCCGGCCATCCCCTCTCGATCGGGGCTGCCGTGCTGATCGGCCCGCACGGCAACCTCA
It encodes the following:
- a CDS encoding alpha/beta fold hydrolase gives rise to the protein MTLPPRGPLGKHRVPGDAGGVITVLRRLGVLLLDYEYVLRHQLAAVFDRSLPEALVDGTGGGAPVVLLPGIYETWRFLKPLARRLHDAGHPVHVISALGDNRMSLTEAAAHVRAHLERFGLTDVTIVAHSKGGLVARLLLATPGVEHRIRSAVTVAAPFSGSTLARYVPLSAVRALRPGASELRTLAATDAGVDRIVSVWGWWDPHIPGGSRLDGARNIPVPVGGHFRILGSPVVLRLIGELVG
- a CDS encoding alcohol dehydrogenase catalytic domain-containing protein, with amino-acid sequence MRALTWQATKQLAVIDAPEPRIEEPTDVVIRITSTAICGSDLHLYDVLGPFLEKGDILGHEPMGIVEEVGPEVTTLAVGDRVVIPFVIGCGHCHFCRLGLTTQCETTQNYDHGTGASLYGYTELYGSVPGGQAERLRVPLADFNALKVGSELPDERYLFLSDILPTAWQGVQYAQLPERGVLGVIGLGPVGQFASRIGVHLGHRVVAVDPVPERRAMAERHGVDTFDLDDEAAVWLREATDGRGPDAVIDAVGMEAHGNPATAMTQSMVGLLPDPVAKKLMTTVGVDRLAAMMLAIDSVRRGGTVSLSGVYAGVADPMPFMTMFDKQIALRMGQCNVHAWRDTILPLVEDPADPLGTEDIVTHHASLEQAPEMYDLFRDKKDGCVKVVLHP
- a CDS encoding response regulator transcription factor: MSTIRLLVVDDHPVVRDGIVGMVASDPEVEVVGEASDGAEAVGLARVLLPDVVLMDLRMRGMDGVAAIRELTRLGIPSRVVVLTTFDGDADVLPAIEAGATGYLLKDAPRADLLRAIRAAAVGDAVLAPSVASRLVGRVRAPEQSLLTPRELEVLALVADGATNRAAGDRLHLSEATVKTHLLSIYAKLGVGDRAAAVAEGFRRGLLGL
- a CDS encoding sensor histidine kinase, with product MIDPRWRTVLLIAPYVVLGILVAFTAGVWWGDWGRLLPTLALCAVYGALVVAFQLLPARRRRNAAVLTAFMAGLIAVNLALVLQESWFGFLTIATFTFAYSLLEWPWELLGVGATAVVAAMAQSSSLGHDAVGIVGTVGIVALNVIAMCGLSWSLRLAERQVQLQATERERSRLAREIHDTLAQGFAGIVTQLQAAEEAPDDAERRRHTGAALALARDGLAEARRSVRALRPAALDAVRLPEAIEQLARTWSARTGIPADVTLAGDARSLPMDVEVALLRTAQEALANVERHAGAHRVRLDLRSTATGIRLEVRDDGRGFEPAGLDDREVHPDAGGYGLVAMRERIASVAGGLVIESRPGHGTAIRVEVPA